TGAGCCGTTAATAAGTCTCTGTGGCGCAATTCCAGTTTATATTGACACCTCTTTCAATGATTTTAAACTGAATGCGGAACTAATCGAGAAACACATAACAAATCGGACCAAGTGTATTGTCCTCCCGTACCCTTCCAATCCGATAGGAACCGTACTTCTAGAAGAGGAACTTAGTGGCATTGCTGAATTGTTGAAAGATAAGGAAATATTCATTGTGTCGGATGAAATCTACAGTGAGCATACCTATTCAGGAAGACATTTTTCTATCGCAGCATATCCAAGTATGAGGGATAAGACCATTGTGATTAATGGGTTGTCAAAGTCGCACGCCATGACTGGATGGAGAATTGGCTTCACATTCGCCCCTAAATATCTTACAGAAGAGATGCTTAAGGTCCATCTTTATAATTCAGTTTGCGCTTGTACGATTAGCCAATATGCTGCATTAGAGGCATTAACAAAAGGGCAAGACGATGCCTTGATCATGAAAAGGGAATATCAGAAACGACGAGATTATGTCTTCAATCGTTTGATTTCCATGGGATTGGATGTATTAAAACCGGAAGGAGCATTCTATCTTTTTCCTTCTATCCTTGAATATAGGATGAATTCATATGAATTCTCTAAGCGGTTACTTGAAGAAGCAGGCGTAGCTGTTGTGCCTGGGAGTGCATTTACGAAAGCAGGCGAAGGATATATTCGAATATCTTACGCATACTCATTAGAACATCTAGAAACAGGACTTGATCGACTTGAAAAATTTATTAAGAACATTAAGGAAGTGAGAGTATCAAATGTCTAAAAAATTAAAAATTGGTATCATTGGTTGTGGTGGAATTGCTAATCAAAAGCATATGCCTTCATTGGCAAAGCTTAGTGATTTAGGGGAAATGGTAGCCTTTTGCGATGTAGTAGAAGAGAGGGCAAAGAACGCTGCACAACAATTTAGCACTGGAGAGGCAAAAGTGTATACCAATTATAAGGAGTTATTGCAGGATGACTCGATTGATGTAGTCCACGTACTTACACCCAATTTGCAGCACTCTTTTATTACTTGTGATGCATTAGAATCCGGCAAGCATGTCATGTGTGAAAAACCAATGGCCATCAATTCGAAAGAAGCGCAAGATATGATTGATGCAGCTAATAGAACAGGCAACAAGCTTACGATTGGGTACCAAAATCGTTTTCGTGATGACTCGGAAGTATTGTATAAAGCTACAAGAGCAGGTGAATTCGGTGAAGTTTATTTTGCCAAGGCACATGCAATACGCAGAAGAGCGGTTCATACATGGGGTGTTTTCCTTGATGTAGAACAACAAGGGGGGGACCATTAATTGACATCGGTACGCATTCGTTGGATTTAGCTCTTTGGAATATGGACAATTACAAACCACAATCAGTAACCGGTTCTGTATTCTCTAAGCTTGCTGATAAATATGAAGGAAATTTGTTCGGTCCATGGGAACCAGAACATTACAAAGTAGAAGATTCGGCCTTTGTATTTATTAAAATGCAAAATGGGGCCACGATCATTCTAGAATGTTCTTGGGCATTAAATACAACGGATGTTCGAGAAGCAATGGTAACCTTATGTGGTACAGAAGGTGGCGCGGAAATGAAAGCCTCACCCGGTTCATCGACAAGTGAGTTAGTTTCTAATAGCACCAAATACGGTAAGTTGGTTGAGACAAAGGCTGCAACTGGAGGTGGAATTGCTTACTTTAATGCTGGAACGGAAGACCCTGGTGTTAAAGAGGCGCGACAGTGGCTAGAATGCATTATTAATGACACAGAACCACTCGTGAAACCGGAACAGGCATTAGTCGTGACACAAATATTAGAAGCCATTTATACTTCTGCAAAAACAGGGAAAACAATAGAATTTTAATCGCACTCGAAATCTAATTAGTAAACAATTAATAAGACAAGTGACAAGAACTTTTCGCAGACTGTCGACAAATTCGAAAATAATCGGATTTATTGACAGTCTTTTGTATAATTAAGAGACTGAGATTTTAAAGTGTTTGGACTTTTTGGCCATTTATTAGAAGGTATTGTTGTTGACTTGTTGTAGATACCCTTGCCCCTTCCAAAATGATAAAATAATTGTAAGACATAAAGTGGGAAGATGTTCGAAATGAATTTCCAAATCAATGGGTTTTAATTGAGGCTACACATGCTCATATAAATGAAAAAAGCGAGCGAATTTTGGAAGATGTTGCAACGGTAAAAAAGTTTACCAATTCATCTGATGCCATGAAATCCTACAAATTGCTGCACCAGGAAAACCCTACACGTGAAATGTATGATCGTTCATATAGTTTACGACGTAGCGATTGTGCTTTATTACTATTCTCAATACTACGTTTATTTGGTGAACCATCTTTATTCCTTCCATTTCGACGTACATCATAGCAGTATATTGCATTAGGATTATTTCCCTCTGCGCGACTACCAATTAACTTGTTTTCTATTTCACTTTTATCTATAATTTTTTCTTTTGGAATAAAATTAGAAAAAATTTGTGAAAAATCTTCGAATAAATCTCTATTCGCATTTCCTCTCTCTACACCAAAAAAGTCACAAAAATCTTTTACACTATAGAAACGAACTTTGAAGAAATCAATATAACCCATAATTGAATTATTTGTATTGTTCCTTCGTACAAATTCTACTTTAGCTTTAGCATAATTACTTGGTTTACTCTCATTTTCTCTGTATCGAGTTAATATTACAATATACTGTTCTTCTTTGTATCTAAATGGAAATGAATCAATAATCCAACTTTTTTCCTCCATATCCTTTAATAAAAGAGGCAACGATTTGAAAAGCAATTCTATTTTTTTGTTATCCTGAGTCATCATACTCTCCCATTTTTTGTTTATTATTCTTTGATACAACTTAATGTTGCATGTAAAGTTCTGTCCTTTCAGGAGGTCACATAAATTCCATTAGTCTAGCTGGTGGTCATCTGGAGCTGTGAAGCAGCCCAAATTCGTCTTTTTCTTAACCCTGTAATCAGTACCTATTCATTTTGGAACTTAATCACTTTCACCCATGACTGACTGCGTTTCCCCAACTTATAACATGAGTCTTTACGTTTCATCACTATGCCTTTTTAAAAGACTCTTCTAAATAGAGAAAAATTACTCAATTACCTTTTCTAAAATAATGCGTTCATTAAATCCGCCTCGTTTTTCTAACTTATCAGCTTTTACCTTTAATACTTTGTCCATATCTAAGTTAAAGGCGTGTGCTATACCGTAAATTACTTCTAATATATCCGCTAACTCTTCTTCGTTCAACAGTCAGAAGGTTTAACTTTCCATACTATGGAAGAATACCAGATTCACTTTCAATTGCAAATTGATTATCTTGGAATTCATTAATTATTAGAATAAATACACTATAGTTAGACTTTCATAATGTGTTTTAAAATACATAAATAAAGTTTACCTGTCGCTGTTAAGAAAGCAACGTAAATACGTATTTACAAACACACGGCAACCCCTTGGAACATAAAGGGGTTGCTGGTGTGTTTTTCAGGTCCTGTTTGAAGGGCTCTGGCAATTATCTGCAATAGAACACCAATGGTTCTTCCTATTTTTCAAAGATTCTCGATAAAGTCATCTAATTTCCCATGGTATCCCTTAAATCTAGAAGGTATATAATATATTGCTAAAAATGTTGGAAAAAATCCAACTGTTTAATGTATTGGGTGATAAGTATACTTAAATAAACTAGAGTAGCATCTTGGCTTATTCGATGAACAACATAGATTACTTTTTTGATGTACTACCTTTTTCACTTATTTTGCAAAAATCTGACTATAACCATAAAATCAATGCGAGGATTGTGCTTTTTTAGGAAGAAATAAATGATTAATGAAAGGATGACTGAACAGATAATGAGTAATAGATTGATTATAGGAATGGACGGCGGAGGAACGAAAACGAGAGTCATGGTCAAAGAACGACTAGAAGGAGAAATACTATTTGACCAAAATTTTGGGATGTCAAATTATAATAACATCGGAGTAGAAGGTCTTAGACCAGTATTACGCGAAATTTATGAAGCTTTATTCTCTTGTTTTCAAGAGCTACTGCAAAATGCGATTCTCGTATTAGGTTCTGCAGGTGTTGATAGACCGAAGGATGTTGAAATCTATCTGACTGCATTAAAAGAAAGCGGATTCGCTTGCCAACTAGAAGTAGTGAATGATGCAGAAATTGCCCTTGTTGGTGGCAATGGAGATCGAAAAGATGCTTTGATGATTGCTGGAACAGGTTCCATTGTTGTAGGAATTGACTCAAAAGGAAAAATCGTTCGCTCTGGTGGATGGGGTGGATTGATAAGTGATGAATGCAAGAGTATGACAAGGTGATTGCACCTACATCATTTACAGAAAAGCTGCTTGCTCATTTTCAGTTGACTTCTCCAGAAGAATTTATAGATTTATTATATTTGGAAGATACGCTGCCTGTTGACAAGGTAGCTTCATGTACGCCAATTATTCTAGAAGCATGGGGAAAAGGAGACGAAGCTGCTCGTACGATTGTTGAAGCAGAACTAGAGAAATTAGTTCGTTTAGTCGTTGGAATCAGTCGACAAATGGGGTCAGAAAAATTCAGTCTCTCAGTTGCAGGCAGTTTGTTGACGAAATCAACAGATTATTTCGGTACGTTAAAAGAGAAGTTACGTGTGGTTTTACCACAAGTAGAGATATCTGTTCCACTTTATGATCCAGTATTCGGTGCCATCATTATTGGTGCGAGGGTATAAGTAAATACAAATTATGAATAGTAAGGAATGTGACGTAAAATGCGTGAAATAGGAATTAGTGTCTATCCCAACTTTTATCCTTTAGATCAAATCAAAGAATATTTGCAAAAGGCACATTCGTTTGGTTTTAAAAAAGTATTTGTTTCACTGATTTTAAATAATCATG
This genomic stretch from Neobacillus niacini harbors:
- a CDS encoding N-acetylglucosamine kinase; the protein is MINERMTEQIMSNRLIIGMDGGGTKTRVMVKERLEGEILFDQNFGMSNYNNIGVEGLRPVLREIYEALFSCFQELLQNAILVLGSAGVDRPKDVEIYLTALKESGFACQLEVVNDAEIALVGGNGDRKDALMIAGTGSIVVGIDSKGKIVRSGGWGGLISDECKSMTR
- a CDS encoding DUF6037 family protein, giving the protein MTQDNKKIELLFKSLPLLLKDMEEKSWIIDSFPFRYKEEQYIVILTRYRENESKPSNYAKAKVEFVRRNNTNNSIMGYIDFFKVRFYSVKDFCDFFGVERGNANRDLFEDFSQIFSNFIPKEKIIDKSEIENKLIGSRAEGNNPNAIYCYDVRRNGRNKDGSPNKRSIENSNKAQSLRRKLYERSYISRVGFSWCSNL
- a CDS encoding aminotransferase A, which translates into the protein MKHLVNDQVKKLEIPGIRKISNMLVDYPDAINLTLGQPDFITPEHIKASAKNAIDRNRTSYTHNAGLLELRQAASEYFHYKYGLTYDSDAEILITNGASEALDITFRTILEKGSEVLLPVPIYPGYEPLISLCGAIPVYIDTSFNDFKLNAELIEKHITNRTKCIVLPYPSNPIGTVLLEEELSGIAELLKDKEIFIVSDEIYSEHTYSGRHFSIAAYPSMRDKTIVINGLSKSHAMTGWRIGFTFAPKYLTEEMLKVHLYNSVCACTISQYAALEALTKGQDDALIMKREYQKRRDYVFNRLISMGLDVLKPEGAFYLFPSILEYRMNSYEFSKRLLEEAGVAVVPGSAFTKAGEGYIRISYAYSLEHLETGLDRLEKFIKNIKEVRVSNV